From Bacillus basilensis, a single genomic window includes:
- a CDS encoding VOC family protein, with protein sequence MNISKVHHVAIICSNYEVSKDFYTRILGFKAINEVYRKERDSYKLDLCIGQEYQIELFSFPNPPKRPSFPEAAGLRHLAFSVTNIGEAVQHLSQCGVETEAIRIDEITGKKFVFFQDPDGLPLELYEV encoded by the coding sequence ATGAATATAAGTAAAGTGCATCACGTTGCAATTATTTGTTCGAATTATGAAGTGTCAAAGGATTTTTATACTAGGATATTAGGTTTTAAAGCGATAAATGAAGTATATAGAAAGGAAAGAGATTCTTATAAGTTAGATTTATGTATAGGACAAGAGTATCAAATTGAATTATTTTCATTTCCAAATCCGCCGAAGCGGCCAAGTTTCCCAGAGGCAGCTGGACTTAGACATTTAGCATTTTCTGTTACAAATATAGGAGAGGCTGTACAACATTTAAGTCAATGTGGCGTTGAAACTGAGGCGATACGTATTGATGAGATAACTGGAAAAAAATTTGTTTTTTTCCAAGACCCTGACGGTCTACCTTTAGAATTGTATGAGGTTTGA
- a CDS encoding VanW family protein: MKLGKILIGSAIAGGILLCVGGVSGYQYVSKLNNQLDTTALPNTTFEGISLDGKNKKDIQAIINQKITELDQKSLTYIFQNDKQTYTWKDLGINYKEKDIIDKIFKEQEGNAMNRYKMRKQAENGELKRDYKLTPQLNTTTYESFMKDKYNETLKNPVNAELSIEGATVNISQSQNGEKIDKGKLTDLTKQAITSGTSDVTLPVTLLKPERSTEDIQKMGIKEVIAEYSTPMAGRNGNQSFNVNKSANTLSGVIVAPDETFSFNGRVGVTDAAHGYKSAAVYSQGKVIQSAGGGVCQVSSTLYSAALRADLGIVSRSNHSMPVNYLPLGQDAAVADYGPDLKFKNNTGNHIYIQAFSNGGSITTRIFGTNTGKNVEVSSQVVSRTGDKITAVTYKKVTQNGEVVSNGQISKSVYKSAPTQ, encoded by the coding sequence ATGAAGCTAGGTAAAATACTGATCGGTTCTGCAATTGCTGGGGGCATATTACTTTGTGTAGGCGGTGTTAGTGGATATCAATATGTATCCAAACTAAATAATCAATTAGATACTACTGCATTACCAAATACTACATTTGAAGGTATTTCTCTCGATGGAAAAAATAAAAAAGATATTCAAGCAATTATTAATCAAAAGATAACTGAATTAGATCAAAAATCTCTTACCTACATATTCCAAAATGATAAACAAACTTACACATGGAAAGATTTAGGGATAAATTATAAAGAAAAAGATATTATCGACAAGATCTTTAAAGAACAAGAAGGAAACGCAATGAATCGTTACAAAATGCGGAAGCAGGCTGAAAACGGTGAATTGAAACGCGACTATAAATTAACACCTCAATTAAATACAACTACCTACGAAAGCTTTATGAAGGATAAATATAATGAAACATTAAAAAATCCTGTTAATGCAGAATTAAGTATTGAAGGCGCTACAGTAAATATTAGCCAAAGTCAAAATGGAGAAAAAATTGATAAAGGCAAGTTAACCGATTTAACGAAACAGGCCATTACTTCTGGTACATCTGACGTTACGTTGCCAGTTACACTATTAAAACCTGAACGTTCTACAGAAGATATACAGAAAATGGGGATTAAAGAAGTAATCGCTGAATATTCGACTCCAATGGCTGGTCGTAACGGGAATCAATCCTTCAACGTAAATAAGTCGGCTAATACTTTAAGTGGCGTTATTGTCGCACCTGATGAAACGTTTAGTTTTAATGGTCGCGTCGGCGTAACTGATGCTGCACATGGTTATAAATCCGCAGCTGTATATTCACAAGGTAAGGTTATACAAAGTGCTGGCGGAGGCGTTTGCCAAGTTAGTAGTACTTTATATAGCGCAGCTTTAAGGGCAGATCTAGGAATTGTTTCTCGAAGCAATCATTCTATGCCTGTAAATTATTTACCACTTGGGCAAGATGCAGCAGTAGCAGATTATGGTCCAGATTTAAAATTTAAAAACAATACAGGCAATCATATTTATATTCAAGCATTTTCAAATGGAGGTAGTATTACTACACGCATTTTCGGTACCAATACTGGTAAAAATGTTGAAGTTTCTTCTCAAGTAGTTAGTAGGACTGGTGATAAAATAACAGCAGTTACGTATAAAAAAGTAACACAAAACGGTGAAGTAGTATCTAATGGACAAATTTCAAAAAGCGTATATAAAAGCGCTCCAACACAATGA
- a CDS encoding TVP38/TMEM64 family protein produces the protein MAETIQNFLTDYYSIAIPLSILINIIISLLGFIPSIFLTAINIQLFGVTNGTIISIAGEALGAIISFYIYRIGLQKFTHSKVNKYPRVERLLYVKGREAFLLVLSFRLIPFIPSSIVTLFAALGKMSLLSFSIASTIGKIPALLIEVYSAYHVINGTNEAKWIVTIAGAIGLFYLWKKWRKK, from the coding sequence ATGGCTGAAACAATTCAAAACTTCTTAACAGACTATTATTCAATTGCAATTCCACTTAGTATCTTAATTAACATCATCATCAGTCTTTTAGGTTTTATCCCTAGTATTTTTTTGACGGCTATTAACATACAACTCTTCGGTGTAACAAACGGAACCATTATTTCGATCGCAGGTGAGGCATTAGGAGCTATTATCTCGTTTTATATTTATCGTATAGGCCTTCAGAAATTCACTCACAGTAAAGTAAATAAGTATCCAAGGGTAGAGCGCCTCCTTTATGTAAAAGGTAGAGAGGCCTTTCTACTTGTCCTATCGTTCCGATTGATACCTTTCATCCCATCCAGCATCGTTACTTTATTTGCAGCTCTAGGTAAAATGTCATTACTATCCTTCAGTATTGCCAGTACAATAGGTAAAATACCGGCTTTATTGATTGAAGTATATTCGGCATATCATGTTATCAATGGAACAAATGAAGCGAAGTGGATTGTAACCATTGCAGGCGCTATTGGGTTGTTTTATTTGTGGAAAAAATGGAGAAAAAAATAA
- a CDS encoding M4 family metallopeptidase, which yields MKKKSLALVLATGMAVTTFGGAGSAFADSKNVLSTKKYNETVQSPEFISGDLTGATGKKAESVVFDYLNAAKGDYKLGEKSAQDSFKVKQVKKDGVTDSTVVRMQQVYEGVPVWGSTQVAHVSKDGSLKVLSGTVAPDLDKKEKLKNKNKIEGAKAIEIAQKDLGVTPKYEVEPKADLYVYQNGEETTYAYVVNLNFLEPSPGNYYYFIEADSGKVLNKYNKLDHVANEDKSPVKQEAPKQEAKPAVKPVTGTNAVGTGKGVLGDTKSLNTTLSASSYYLQDNTRGATIFTYDAKNRTTLPGTLWVDADNVFNAAYDAAAVDAHYYAGKTYDYYKATFNRNSINDAGAPLKSTVHYGSRYNNAFWNGSQMVYGDGDGVTFTSLSGGIDVIGHELTHAVTEYSSDLIYQNESGALNEAISDVFGTLVEYYDNRNPDWEIGEDIYTPGKAGDALRSMSDPTKYGDPDHYSKRYTGTGDNGGVHTNSGIINKAAYLLANGGTHYGVTVNGIGKDKVGAIYYRANTQYFTQSTTFSQARAGLVQAAADLYGASSAEVAAVKQSYSAVGVN from the coding sequence ATGAAAAAGAAAAGTTTAGCGTTAGTGTTAGCGACAGGAATGGCAGTTACAACGTTTGGAGGGGCAGGGTCTGCATTTGCGGATTCTAAAAATGTACTCTCTACGAAGAAGTACAATGAGACGGTACAGTCACCTGAGTTTATTTCTGGTGATTTAACTGGGGCAACTGGTAAGAAAGCAGAATCTGTTGTGTTTGATTACTTAAACGCAGCAAAAGGTGATTACAAGTTAGGGGAAAAGAGTGCGCAAGATTCTTTCAAAGTGAAACAAGTGAAAAAAGATGGTGTAACTGATTCAACAGTAGTACGTATGCAACAAGTATATGAAGGAGTACCTGTATGGGGTTCTACTCAAGTAGCTCACGTAAGTAAAGATGGTTCTTTAAAAGTATTGTCTGGAACAGTTGCACCTGATTTAGACAAAAAAGAAAAGTTGAAAAATAAAAATAAGATTGAAGGCGCAAAAGCAATTGAAATTGCGCAAAAAGATTTAGGTGTAACACCTAAATATGAGGTAGAACCAAAAGCGGACTTATATGTATATCAAAACGGTGAGGAAACAACATATGCATACGTTGTGAATCTAAACTTCTTAGAGCCAAGCCCAGGAAACTACTACTATTTCATTGAAGCAGACAGCGGTAAAGTATTAAATAAATATAATAAATTGGATCATGTAGCAAATGAAGATAAGTCACCAGTTAAGCAAGAGGCACCTAAACAAGAAGCGAAACCGGCTGTAAAGCCTGTAACAGGAACAAATGCAGTGGGTACTGGTAAAGGTGTATTAGGAGATACGAAGTCACTTAATACAACGTTATCTGCATCATCTTACTATTTACAAGATAATACGCGCGGAGCAACGATTTTCACATATGATGCGAAAAACCGTACTACATTACCGGGAACATTATGGGTAGATGCGGATAATGTTTTCAATGCAGCGTATGATGCGGCGGCAGTAGACGCTCATTACTATGCGGGTAAAACATATGATTACTATAAAGCTACATTTAATAGAAACTCTATTAATGATGCAGGAGCACCATTAAAATCAACAGTTCATTATGGAAGTAGATATAATAATGCGTTCTGGAATGGCTCTCAAATGGTATACGGAGATGGTGATGGTGTAACATTCACTTCATTGTCTGGTGGAATTGATGTAATTGGTCATGAATTAACGCATGCTGTTACAGAGTATAGCTCAGATTTAATTTATCAAAATGAATCAGGAGCATTAAATGAAGCTATTTCAGATGTTTTTGGTACATTAGTAGAGTATTATGATAACCGTAATCCGGATTGGGAAATTGGTGAAGATATTTACACGCCTGGTAAAGCAGGAGATGCACTTCGCTCTATGAGTGATCCAACGAAATATGGTGATCCAGATCATTATTCTAAGCGTTACACTGGCACTGGTGATAACGGTGGCGTTCATACAAATAGCGGTATTATTAACAAAGCAGCTTATTTATTAGCGAATGGTGGTACGCATTACGGTGTTACTGTAAACGGTATTGGTAAAGATAAAGTAGGAGCGATTTATTACCGTGCAAATACGCAATATTTCACGCAATCTACTACCTTTAGTCAAGCTCGTGCTGGATTAGTACAAGCTGCAGCTGACTTATATGGTGCTAGCTCTGCAGAAGTAGCAGCAGTTAAGCAATCATATAGTGCTGTTGGCGTAAACTAA
- a CDS encoding tetratricopeptide repeat protein codes for MQQTLEKIGKQVFYKRLQQKMTQEELCQGICSVSYLSKIENGKIEASEEILQLLCARLEIAVTDLRDVEEDVKGKLDEWLNALVHLDKPQVERIYEELQGEMKHVLDFEIINYYKLLYTRYLIMKRDFPAVEEELERLKKVYKKYSPFQKMLYTYSKALLLSLQYRHKESLKYLIETEEMAKEQGYYETGIYYNLSLAYSHLNIPHLAMHFAHIAMEGFRNEYKFRYVINCQTIIALSYVEKAQYEEALKIYESILREVDSFAEKDMIKAMTLNNMGELYHYKNEHDKSKNYFLQSFQLQKTVNMNYIETIYGLAKQCIHLKCYEEAQEWIEKGIDCSRSDEKYNKMIYSFCIFKYKYFGESQEFKRFLENEAIPFFKSVGSMKELKNAYLELAMYLENEFKYEESNKYYKEAIKVLEEREELN; via the coding sequence ATGCAACAAACATTAGAAAAAATAGGCAAACAAGTCTTTTACAAACGGCTACAGCAAAAAATGACACAAGAAGAATTATGTCAGGGCATTTGTTCTGTCTCATACTTAAGTAAAATCGAAAATGGAAAGATCGAAGCATCAGAAGAAATTCTACAATTGCTCTGCGCAAGATTAGAAATTGCCGTGACGGATTTGAGGGATGTAGAGGAAGATGTGAAGGGGAAGCTGGATGAATGGCTAAATGCATTAGTTCATTTGGACAAGCCACAAGTAGAACGCATATATGAAGAATTACAAGGTGAAATGAAGCATGTTTTGGATTTTGAAATTATAAATTATTATAAACTGCTTTATACGCGTTATTTAATTATGAAAAGGGATTTTCCTGCTGTTGAAGAAGAGTTAGAAAGATTGAAAAAAGTTTACAAGAAATACTCACCTTTTCAGAAGATGTTGTATACGTACAGTAAGGCATTGCTACTTAGCCTGCAATATAGGCATAAGGAAAGTTTGAAGTATTTAATTGAAACGGAAGAAATGGCTAAAGAGCAAGGATATTATGAAACTGGTATATATTATAATTTGAGCCTTGCGTATAGCCACCTAAATATACCACATTTAGCCATGCACTTTGCTCATATTGCTATGGAAGGGTTCCGTAATGAATACAAATTCCGTTATGTAATAAATTGTCAAACAATTATTGCTTTAAGTTATGTGGAAAAAGCACAGTATGAAGAAGCACTAAAGATTTATGAAAGTATATTAAGAGAAGTGGATTCTTTTGCGGAAAAAGACATGATTAAAGCTATGACTTTAAATAATATGGGAGAATTATACCATTATAAGAATGAGCATGATAAATCTAAAAACTATTTTCTTCAAAGTTTCCAATTGCAGAAGACTGTCAATATGAATTATATTGAAACAATTTATGGGCTAGCTAAGCAATGCATTCATCTTAAATGTTATGAAGAAGCGCAGGAATGGATAGAAAAAGGAATTGATTGCTCGCGGAGTGATGAAAAGTATAATAAAATGATTTATTCATTCTGTATATTTAAGTACAAATATTTTGGGGAATCTCAAGAATTTAAGAGATTTTTAGAGAACGAGGCTATTCCGTTCTTTAAGAGTGTAGGTAGTATGAAGGAATTAAAAAATGCTTATTTAGAATTGGCTATGTATTTAGAGAATGAATTTAAGTACGAGGAAAGCAATAAATATTATAAAGAAGCAATTAAAGTTTTGGAAGAAAGGGAGGAATTGAATTGA
- a CDS encoding RNase A-like domain-containing lipoprotein, with amino-acid sequence MKRISSLFLSSLLALMLILSGCAGKEQKTEKQTGNQSTSVEKISDNILDEMEGPPKNGHTIERHVGKSEEDLKNRLKTDKVSAASTYYDKETATKAVKDSLKQHDKEIQDWLKNSKEARLVLNTTHSFPVGKTVIKKNMNVKDKLVKTVTVLARDKSGDLGYKIITSYPFDK; translated from the coding sequence ATGAAACGAATAAGTAGTCTTTTCTTGAGTAGTTTATTGGCATTAATGCTGATCTTAAGTGGATGTGCAGGAAAAGAACAAAAAACAGAGAAACAAACAGGGAATCAATCGACATCAGTAGAAAAAATTAGTGATAATATTTTAGATGAAATGGAAGGGCCGCCTAAAAATGGTCATACAATTGAAAGACATGTAGGCAAATCAGAAGAGGATTTGAAGAATCGCTTGAAGACAGATAAAGTATCAGCGGCAAGTACATACTATGATAAGGAAACAGCGACGAAAGCTGTAAAAGATAGTTTGAAGCAGCATGATAAGGAAATTCAAGATTGGTTGAAAAACTCTAAAGAGGCTCGTCTCGTATTAAATACCACTCATTCATTCCCTGTTGGTAAAACGGTAATAAAGAAAAATATGAATGTAAAAGACAAGTTAGTAAAAACTGTTACTGTTTTAGCGAGAGATAAGTCAGGAGATTTAGGATATAAGATTATTACTTCTTATCCATTTGATAAATAG
- a CDS encoding Phr family secreted Rap phosphatase inhibitor, which produces MKKRIYGVVGLGIVAILSLGVNYSNPDIYGVKSLKEGSVNYSNPDIYGFKSLKEENIQYSNPDIYGFNFSEKSFINYSNPDIYG; this is translated from the coding sequence TTGAAAAAGCGTATATATGGTGTAGTAGGGTTGGGAATAGTAGCAATTCTTTCTTTAGGAGTTAATTATTCTAATCCAGATATATATGGAGTAAAATCCTTGAAAGAAGGATCAGTAAATTACTCTAATCCAGATATTTATGGATTTAAGTCTTTAAAAGAAGAAAATATACAATATTCTAATCCGGATATTTATGGCTTTAATTTTTCAGAAAAAAGTTTCATAAATTATTCTAATCCAGATATTTATGGTTAA
- a CDS encoding NupC/NupG family nucleoside CNT transporter — translation MKFITFFVGLIVVFFLAYIASNNKKHIKFKPIFIMLIIQLILTYLLLNTEIGLILIRVISSLFTKLLEYAADGINFVFGGLANKGEIPFFLTVLLPIVFISVLIGILQHFKILPFFIRWIGYFLSKINGLGKLESYNAIASAIVGQSEVFITVKKQLAQIPKHRLYTLCASAMSTVSMSIVGAYMTMIEPKYVVTALVLNLFSGFIIVLIINPYDVKDDEDILEIKGEKQSFFEMLGEYILDGFRVAIVVGAMLIGFVALISCINDLFLIIFGITFQQLIGYVFAPIAFLIGVPSSEIVAAGSIMATKLVTNEFVAMMDLSKISSTLSTRTIGIISVFLVSFANFSSIGIISGAVKGLNEEQGNVVARFGLKLLYGATLVSILSAIIVSIML, via the coding sequence ATGAAATTTATTACCTTTTTCGTGGGACTTATCGTTGTTTTCTTCCTTGCTTATATCGCTAGCAATAATAAGAAACATATTAAATTTAAACCAATTTTCATCATGCTTATTATACAGTTAATTTTAACTTATTTATTATTAAATACAGAAATCGGCCTCATACTTATTCGAGTCATTTCCAGTCTGTTTACAAAGCTACTTGAGTATGCTGCTGATGGTATAAACTTCGTATTTGGCGGTCTTGCCAATAAAGGTGAAATACCATTTTTCCTTACTGTCTTATTACCAATTGTCTTCATTTCCGTCTTAATTGGTATACTACAACATTTCAAAATACTACCATTTTTCATTCGTTGGATCGGTTACTTCCTCAGTAAAATAAATGGTCTTGGGAAATTAGAATCTTATAATGCTATCGCATCTGCCATTGTCGGCCAATCAGAAGTTTTTATTACGGTAAAAAAACAATTAGCTCAAATTCCGAAACACCGTCTTTATACACTTTGTGCATCTGCCATGTCAACCGTGTCTATGTCTATTGTAGGTGCCTATATGACAATGATTGAACCTAAATATGTAGTAACCGCACTCGTTCTCAATTTATTTAGTGGTTTTATTATCGTACTCATCATTAACCCTTACGACGTTAAAGATGACGAAGATATTTTAGAGATTAAAGGCGAAAAGCAAAGCTTTTTTGAAATGCTTGGAGAATACATTCTAGATGGCTTTCGCGTAGCCATCGTTGTCGGCGCTATGCTCATCGGATTCGTCGCATTAATTAGTTGCATTAATGACTTATTCCTCATTATATTCGGCATTACTTTCCAACAATTAATCGGCTACGTATTTGCACCTATTGCATTCCTTATCGGTGTACCAAGTTCTGAAATTGTCGCGGCTGGTAGCATTATGGCAACGAAGCTTGTAACAAATGAATTCGTTGCCATGATGGATCTTAGCAAAATTTCCAGTACTCTCTCTACCCGTACGATTGGTATCATTTCTGTGTTCCTCGTTTCTTTTGCCAACTTTTCTTCCATTGGAATTATTTCAGGTGCGGTAAAAGGATTAAACGAAGAACAAGGCAATGTCGTTGCTCGCTTCGGCCTAAAATTACTGTATGGAGCCACTCTCGTTAGTATTTTATCTGCAATTATCGTAAGCATTATGTTGTAA
- a CDS encoding nicotinate phosphoribosyltransferase, protein MTYYKDDSYALHTDLYQINMAYTYWKDGIHNRRSVFDLYFRKLPFENGYAVFAGLEKIVEYIENFSFTESDIAYLAELQFEEEFLHYLQNMKFTGTVRGMQEGEVVFNNEPLLRVDAPLGEAQIIETALLNIVNYQTLIATKAARMKHAANNDELLEFGTRRAHEFDAALWGTRAAFIGGFSSTSNVRAGKRFGIPVAGTHAHSFVQAYRDEYVAFKKYAETHKKCVFLVDTYDTLKSGVPNAIRVAKEFGDRIDFYGIRLDSGDMAYLSKKARKLLDEAGFTNTKIIASSDLDEYTIMHLKSQGAKIDVWGVGTKLITSFEQPALGAVYKLVAIEDTDGKLNDTIKISSNPEKITTPGLKRIYRIINRVNDHAEGDYIALDSEEPGKEERLKMFHPVHTYISKFVTNFEARELHKDIFVNGERTYELPGILDIQKYNEQSLALFWEEYMRTLNPEEYPVDLSQECWDHKMNYIQTVREQVEKNIQK, encoded by the coding sequence ATGACTTATTATAAAGACGATAGCTATGCCTTACATACAGATTTATATCAAATTAATATGGCTTATACATATTGGAAAGATGGTATTCACAATCGCCGCTCGGTGTTTGATTTATACTTTCGAAAACTTCCATTTGAGAACGGTTATGCTGTTTTTGCTGGTCTTGAAAAGATTGTAGAGTACATAGAAAACTTCAGCTTTACCGAAAGCGATATCGCTTATTTAGCAGAATTACAATTTGAAGAAGAATTCCTTCATTATTTACAAAATATGAAATTTACTGGGACGGTTCGAGGTATGCAAGAAGGTGAAGTTGTATTTAATAACGAGCCTTTATTACGTGTTGATGCACCGCTCGGCGAAGCACAAATTATTGAAACTGCCCTGTTAAATATTGTGAATTACCAAACATTAATTGCAACAAAAGCAGCTCGTATGAAGCACGCTGCAAATAATGATGAACTTTTAGAGTTTGGCACAAGACGTGCCCATGAGTTTGATGCAGCCCTTTGGGGCACACGCGCTGCCTTTATTGGTGGTTTCTCCTCTACAAGCAACGTACGGGCTGGGAAACGCTTTGGAATACCTGTAGCCGGCACACATGCTCACTCTTTCGTTCAAGCGTATCGCGATGAATATGTTGCTTTCAAAAAATATGCTGAGACACATAAAAAGTGTGTGTTTCTTGTCGATACATACGACACTTTGAAATCTGGTGTTCCAAATGCAATTCGCGTTGCGAAAGAGTTTGGAGATCGTATCGATTTTTACGGCATTCGCCTTGATAGTGGGGATATGGCTTATTTATCTAAAAAAGCAAGAAAATTACTAGATGAAGCTGGGTTTACAAATACAAAAATTATTGCTTCTAGCGATTTAGATGAATACACAATTATGCACTTGAAATCTCAAGGAGCAAAAATTGATGTATGGGGCGTTGGAACAAAATTAATTACGTCTTTTGAGCAACCAGCGTTAGGGGCTGTTTATAAACTAGTTGCGATTGAAGATACTGATGGAAAATTAAATGATACAATTAAAATTTCATCTAACCCTGAAAAAATTACCACTCCAGGACTTAAGCGTATTTATCGCATTATCAATCGAGTGAACGATCATGCAGAAGGCGATTATATTGCATTAGATTCTGAAGAGCCAGGAAAAGAAGAACGTTTAAAAATGTTTCATCCTGTTCACACGTATATAAGTAAATTTGTAACAAACTTTGAAGCACGCGAACTGCATAAAGATATTTTCGTTAACGGTGAAAGAACATATGAATTACCTGGCATATTAGATATTCAAAAATATAATGAACAGAGTCTCGCACTATTTTGGGAAGAATATATGCGAACTTTAAATCCCGAAGAGTACCCTGTCGATCTAAGTCAAGAATGTTGGGATCATAAAATGAATTACATTCAAACTGTTCGAGAACAAGTTGAAAAAAATATACAAAAATAA
- a CDS encoding LCP family protein codes for MMKSDMNKDTRAKKGHSKKKRLLWFLLIPLLIIALGAGGYSFHIYSKAKSILSNAYSELGRGDKSSKREKAVKPMTDNISVLIMGVDESDIRDKNYGKATRTDALLLATINKNDKSVKLVSIPRDSRVYIKSRDKYDKITHAHVFGGVDSTIDTVENFLDVPVDYYVKFNFKSFIKIVDSLGGITVDVPVEFTEQNSKDEAEAIHLKKGRQHLNGEEALALARTRHIDSDYMRGQRQQLVLEAIAEKALSLNSINKIGGLLDAVDKDLKTNLTFDDMMTIAKNSMGSDLKMDKLQVEGIDKYIGGIYYYVPNEKSVNNISTTLQEHLGVTNKNQHKKL; via the coding sequence ATGATGAAATCCGATATGAACAAAGATACTCGAGCCAAAAAAGGACACTCAAAGAAAAAACGCCTACTTTGGTTCCTTCTTATTCCATTACTGATTATAGCACTTGGAGCAGGAGGCTACTCCTTCCATATATACAGTAAAGCAAAATCAATTTTAAGTAATGCCTATTCTGAACTTGGTCGCGGAGATAAATCCAGCAAACGTGAAAAAGCCGTTAAACCTATGACTGATAACATTTCCGTACTTATTATGGGTGTTGATGAAAGTGATATTAGGGACAAGAATTATGGGAAAGCAACTCGTACAGATGCACTATTACTTGCAACAATTAATAAAAACGATAAATCTGTTAAGCTTGTCAGTATTCCACGTGACTCACGTGTCTATATTAAATCACGTGATAAATACGATAAAATTACACATGCGCACGTATTCGGTGGTGTAGACAGTACAATTGATACAGTTGAGAATTTTTTAGACGTTCCAGTTGATTACTATGTAAAATTCAACTTTAAATCCTTTATCAAAATTGTTGATTCCCTTGGTGGTATTACTGTAGATGTTCCAGTGGAGTTTACAGAACAAAATAGTAAAGATGAAGCAGAAGCAATTCACCTTAAAAAAGGACGTCAACATTTAAACGGAGAAGAAGCACTAGCACTAGCGAGAACTCGTCATATCGATAGTGATTATATGCGTGGTCAACGACAACAGCTTGTTTTAGAAGCTATTGCTGAAAAGGCATTATCGCTTAATTCCATTAATAAAATTGGTGGTCTATTAGACGCTGTTGATAAAGACTTAAAAACAAATTTAACTTTTGATGATATGATGACAATTGCCAAAAATTCAATGGGTTCAGACTTAAAAATGGACAAATTGCAAGTAGAAGGTATTGATAAATATATAGGCGGTATTTATTATTACGTTCCAAACGAAAAAAGCGTCAATAATATATCGACAACACTTCAAGAACATCTCGGTGTTACGAATAAAAATCAACATAAAAAATTATAA